From Rutidosis leptorrhynchoides isolate AG116_Rl617_1_P2 chromosome 3, CSIRO_AGI_Rlap_v1, whole genome shotgun sequence, a single genomic window includes:
- the LOC139897469 gene encoding uncharacterized protein: MGLSLSSSKRVAGKLNSSPEFITACTTIYQQSISLAQQTFPGILLYQIPSASNRLYETLTTLQIPLIQKWVTAPPTRSQIDKSLQKVTKIDDADAIVVLDEAAFKEFAIELYADLIVANAEKEVLVKVPVGVVGIVGVGVFGRFGVEVVGTVAGVYAVGVATSVYLSLGG, translated from the coding sequence atgggtttATCACTATCATCATCAAAACGGGTTGCCGGAAAACTAAACAGCTCACCGGAGTTCATCACCGCATGCACCACAATCTACCAACAATCAATCTCATTAGCCCAACAAACATTCCCGGGCATCCTTCTTTATCAAATCCCTTCAGCTTCCAATCGGCTCTACGAAACCCTAACAACTCTCCAAATCCCATTAATCCAAAAATGGGTCACGGCCCCACCCACCCGTTCACAAATTGACAAATCGCTTCAAAAAGTGACCAAAATTGATGACGCAGATGCAATTGTTGTGCTTGATGAGGCGGCGTTTAAGGAATTTGCGATCGAATTGTATGCGGATTTAATTGTGGCGAATGCAGAAAAGGAGGTTTTAGTTAAAGTTCCGGTGGGGGTTGTTGGAATCGTCGGTGTTGGCGTTTTTGGTAGGTTTGGTGTTGAGGTTGTTGGGACGGTTGCCGGAGTTTACGCCGTCGGTGTTGCAACTTCCGTTTATCTAAGTTTGGGTGGTTAG